The following DNA comes from Halobacillus litoralis.
AGCTGTAAGAATATTATCAGGTACAATATTCAACAGGACACTTGTGACTCCAGGGTTTTCAGGTACTTCTACACTTTCATTACCATCTAATGTCATTCCTGTCCCGGGGTTCAATAACGAAGCGACCGTTACGCCTACAATAATGGCAAGAGCCGAGGTACCCAGATAATAAAGGAACACTTTCCCTCCCATACGACCTAAACCACCAACACTCGTCTGGTTGACTCCTACAATTAACGTGAGAAGGATTAACGGAACAATGATGAATTTCAATAGCCGCATCAATAAATCGCCGAACGGTGCAAGTACGGCAGCTCCCTCCCCAAAGATCAAACCGATGAGGACGCCTATGATTAAGGCGACGGTAATTTTTTTGATCAAAGAAGTTTGGAGATACCCCTTCCAAATCTTATTCATATACAGCCTCCTTATTTTTTGTTTTTTGCAATTACAACTAAACCATTAATCCTGATCTATTTACTTATGATTACTGATATAAGATAAAGGAAGGAGACGTTTGATGTCAATGTGAATGCTTGGGATGTGTGATCTGCTCCTCTTACATAGACTTTACTTATCCTTCTCCATTACCCGTTGAATTGAGAAAGTATATGATCGGCCTTTTGAAAGCTTTTTTAAAAGACGATTCATACATGAAAAACGCCTGCCTTTTTATAAAGACAGACGTTTGGTGTCAGATTGAGGAGCCTTTTCCTTTTCCAAAGTAAAAGAGTCCTGAGAGGATTCCTACAGCTGTCATAGCTGCTGCAAGAATCAAGCTCGGCCATGGACCGAATTGGGCGATAAATGGAACGGACAATGCTGTCACAAAACCTCCGCCCAGAAATGGTTCATAGAACAATTGCTTGTATCCGAATGCTTCAAAAGCAGGGGATTCATTATCAGGGTCCACTACCCGCATCAATAGAAGACCAGTGGCTGTGACACCCATGGATTGGCCGAAGTCTCCAATGCCTCGTTCAAACCAGTAGTTCGGGATGAAGCGTGGGGCCAGGACGAGGAAGCCGAATAGGTTCCAGGCGATACCGGCTGCAGCCAGGATTAAGAATGGAACTAGATATTCACCGATCACGTCCAGGGAGACCGTAGCAATAGCGGTTAGAATCAACACATCAAGTGCCAATCCTTGAATCCGATTGATCATGCGTCGGTCAACCAGATTGTATTTGTCCTTTTTGTCAAAAACGATTTGAAGCAGAATACCGCCAAGCATTGCAACAGGGAATAGCGGAATGTATTCCATGAAATCAGAATTGATGGTGATCGCTTCAAGAGCAATCAACCCTTGGAGAATCCCCCAGCCTATTAAAATAGCCAACATGACAATCGCGAGGTGGAAGGATAAAGGTTCGATCGATTCTGGTCGCAGCGTCATTTTTCCAGCCGGTTCACGGTTTTGATATTCCATGACCCCGCGTTTTCTTAAATTAGAAAAGTCATCTACATCTTCAATGACCTTGGTCTTTTTATTTCGTACTCCCCAGTTAATCAGGATGATACCGAAGATCACTCCGGAAAGCACACCTACCGTCGCTAGACCGATCGCTAAATCGAAGGCTTCTGAGAAACCGAGTTCTTCGAAAGTGCTGGCCATACCAGCAGCCGTTCCGTGCCCACCTTCGAATGCAACTTCAATCAAGGCACCGGCCATTGGAGGTAAATCGAAAAAAGGTGTCAGGATTAATAAGACAAGTAAAAGACCGACAACATACTGCCCCCAGCCGATAGCCCAGCCAAAGGCGAGCTGTGGACCTGCATAATTCCATATGTCCTTCAACTTAGGGATGGTGGCTCCCAGGAACAAGCAGGCAAACACTATGTTGATCATCATTCCGGGCAAGGAAGACCAGACTTCCGTAATGTTTTCCGTCATTACTCCGTTTGCTAAGGAGTTATCGTCAGAGAAAAACTTCCCTAATACCTGTGGTCCTAACAATAATGCGATAAAGCCCCCGATGATGGAGGATGGTAAAAATAAATTTTGCAGCAGTGTTGATTTGACACGGATGATTTTCCCGACCAATAAGAATACACCAATATATAATAAGGCAAAGCCGATTTGGTTTGGAGTCATCTTTCCACCTCTTTCATTTATATAAATAGTAAAATTGCAGTATTTAATATCTAAGAACATTTCCTCTAATTGCTGGATTTAAAACCACTTTTTAAATGGAAATTATGGTGGATAATCAAAGAATGGATAAGGGATAGTAAGGCTGAGGTGAGTGGTTATTTGAAGGCTGGTTGTGAAACGATGACCTTTTTCCTGACTGGTTGCAAAAGAGGCTCGGCCATATATTTTCATGCATAATGTTCTGTTGTTTTTTGCAAACTAACTATGTAAGACATTGTCCTACACGAGGTGAAAATGATGAGTAAAAAAGACAAAAAGCCAAATCGTCAATTCAAAGAAACAAAGAACAAAGGCGAGCATAGAAACGGCCGTCTGGCTCAATTTAAAAATCATAGTACAGAATTCGGCGCAGAACCGAATGAGTATATTGATCGCGAGCGTTTATAAAAATCGCCCCGCCTCATAACAAAGTGTCTGTCCTTTATGAAGGGCAGGCACTTTTATTCATTCCTTACCCTTAAGAGTATTTCCTAAAAGTCGATATAAAGGCTAGAGCTAATTATATCTGGAAGATACTTAGGGGGATGAAGCATGGGTTTATTTGCGACAAAGAAAAGAGAAAAAGAAGAAGCGGCACTGGGAGAAGGTTTAGTTGGTAAAATCCAAGTAGAGTCAGGGTCAGATCTTGAAAAACAGTTTGAAATGATTCATTTGACGGCAGATGATTTGGCCATCTTAAAGTCCTTACAGCCCCTCGTCAGTAGTCATATCGATGAAGTAGTGCGTCAGTTTTATGCAAACTTGGAAAGCGAACCATCCTTGGAGCACATCATCAACCACCATAGTTCAGTAGAACGTTTGCAGAAGACGCTGTCCGTACATATCCAGGAAATGTTCAATGGGGTGATTGATGCCTCTTTCATCGAAAAACGAAAGCGGATTGCAAAAGTACACTTGAACATTGGCTTGAAACCGAAATGGTACATGTGTGCATTCCAGGATCTATTGCTTTCTTTCATGAATATTTATCAACAGGAGCTGAGTGAAGCCCACTTCAGCCAAGCGATTCGCGCAACAACGAAGATCCTCAGCATTGAACAACAACTGGTGTTGGATATGTTCGAGGAAGAAGCGGAACAATTAAGGGAAGCGGAAATTGAAAAACGCCGGGAAGCCTACCGCAGGGTCGATCAAATGTCTGAAGAAGTAGCTGCAGTATCTCAACAGGCTAGTGCTTCCACTGAACAATTGACCGAGCAGACAGAGAAGATTGTAGAGGATTCTAAAAATGGGTCCCAGGTTGCTCAACAAGTTGAACAACAATCATTAGAAGGAAAAGAAAGATTGGAAATTCAGCAAAAACAGATGAATGAAATTCAAAAAAATATTAAAGAGATCTCGGATGATATGGAAAAATTGAAACACGTCGCCGAGGAAATCAGTAAAATTGTTACAATCGTTTCGTCCATTGCCGAACAGACAAATCTGCTTTCCTTGAATGCTTCCATCGAGGCAGCAAGAGCCGGGGAACACGGAGCAGGGTTCACAGTGGTGGCCAATGAAGTCCGTAAACTGTCCGAGCAGACGCAGAATTCTGTAGCAGAAGTATCTGATTTAATCACATCGACAAGTGGGCAGATCCATAATGTTTCCAGCAATGTCGGGAGCATTAATGAAATGATTTCAGAAGGAACCGAGAGTATGAATCAAATCAATCACTTCTTTACAGAAATCGTAACCGCTATGGGACAGAACAAGTCATATAACGCCGGGATTGAAGGAGAACTTGAACAATTCGCCCATGTAATCCAGGAAATTAACGGAGCTGTATCCAAAGTGGCTTCTTCTTCTCAACGTTTGACAGAACTGACGGAGTGACCTATAGAAATAGGTCATTCACCTAAGTGAATTCTCACGCAGTTGCTGAAAAATGTAAAGAACAAGCAAATAACATACTGAAATACAGGATTTTCAGGACTATTAATAACAAACAAAACGCTTGGAATAATAGATCCAAGCGTTTTGTTGTTTATTCCTTTGTTATACCAAAGACGCCGTTTGTATTAAGTAACCTTCTTCACCAACTCCCCCTTTTATTCTTCATTCATGTACAGTAATGTTACACATATATAGAAATCACAATAAATATCACAAGTATGAAACACAATTCCCTTATAATGCATGTTGGGGGGATTAATGAATATTGCTTCT
Coding sequences within:
- a CDS encoding globin-coupled sensor protein — its product is MGLFATKKREKEEAALGEGLVGKIQVESGSDLEKQFEMIHLTADDLAILKSLQPLVSSHIDEVVRQFYANLESEPSLEHIINHHSSVERLQKTLSVHIQEMFNGVIDASFIEKRKRIAKVHLNIGLKPKWYMCAFQDLLLSFMNIYQQELSEAHFSQAIRATTKILSIEQQLVLDMFEEEAEQLREAEIEKRREAYRRVDQMSEEVAAVSQQASASTEQLTEQTEKIVEDSKNGSQVAQQVEQQSLEGKERLEIQQKQMNEIQKNIKEISDDMEKLKHVAEEISKIVTIVSSIAEQTNLLSLNASIEAARAGEHGAGFTVVANEVRKLSEQTQNSVAEVSDLITSTSGQIHNVSSNVGSINEMISEGTESMNQINHFFTEIVTAMGQNKSYNAGIEGELEQFAHVIQEINGAVSKVASSSQRLTELTE
- a CDS encoding sodium/glutamate symporter → MTPNQIGFALLYIGVFLLVGKIIRVKSTLLQNLFLPSSIIGGFIALLLGPQVLGKFFSDDNSLANGVMTENITEVWSSLPGMMINIVFACLFLGATIPKLKDIWNYAGPQLAFGWAIGWGQYVVGLLLVLLILTPFFDLPPMAGALIEVAFEGGHGTAAGMASTFEELGFSEAFDLAIGLATVGVLSGVIFGIILINWGVRNKKTKVIEDVDDFSNLRKRGVMEYQNREPAGKMTLRPESIEPLSFHLAIVMLAILIGWGILQGLIALEAITINSDFMEYIPLFPVAMLGGILLQIVFDKKDKYNLVDRRMINRIQGLALDVLILTAIATVSLDVIGEYLVPFLILAAAGIAWNLFGFLVLAPRFIPNYWFERGIGDFGQSMGVTATGLLLMRVVDPDNESPAFEAFGYKQLFYEPFLGGGFVTALSVPFIAQFGPWPSLILAAAMTAVGILSGLFYFGKGKGSSI